One Clostridium sp. CM027 genomic window carries:
- a CDS encoding dUTP diphosphatase has translation MNLQKLFQMQNTLDHRIQVQHNLEGVPLLQKKILSLQVELGELANETRCFKFWSTKKPSSNDVILEEYVDCIHFILSLGIEKNFQDITLNTKCITSELSQQFLTVYTNISDFIICSSLDNYLNIFQNFLSLGQNLGFSEEDIENAYFYKNKINHERQDNGY, from the coding sequence ATGAATTTACAAAAATTATTCCAGATGCAAAATACTTTAGACCATAGAATTCAAGTGCAACATAACCTTGAAGGAGTACCCTTATTACAAAAAAAAATACTTTCCCTTCAAGTGGAACTAGGCGAACTCGCGAATGAAACTCGTTGTTTTAAATTTTGGAGTACAAAGAAACCTTCAAGTAACGATGTAATTCTTGAAGAATATGTTGATTGTATACACTTTATTTTAAGCCTCGGAATAGAAAAAAACTTTCAAGATATTACTTTGAATACTAAATGTATTACCTCTGAATTATCTCAGCAGTTTTTAACTGTGTATACAAATATTTCAGATTTTATAATTTGTTCTTCTCTTGATAACTATTTAAATATTTTTCAAAATTTTTTGAGTTTAGGTCAAAATCTAGGATTTTCAGAAGAAGATATTGAAAATGCATATTTCTATAAAAATAAAATTAATCATGAAAGACAGGATAATGGATACTAA
- a CDS encoding S8 family serine peptidase, producing MFSFKNKLGPNLRCALLSNLYENYRVIIHCKSLETKTVNKIKSLKCDILRHIPSINCICAILTSSAIYRLLEYPQVAYITFDSYAHLCGNSILASNGVSFQNDYSLTGKGIGVGIIDSGVYPHPDLLNPCNKIRKFVDVVNNLNYPYDDNGHGTFMSGLICGSGYGSKGMYKGVAKNSHIYMIKAFNKLGKGFVSDILFSLETLLSEDNDFNLKIICLPFETFETNEFVLSLFSKLFDLAISKGIVVIVPSGSNKNVKSSVRGIATLKNCITVGGYDSIGSPKIYEYSSCGPFQKLDKPNLIAACVNICSLISDAQFISEKNGVKLYPTRITNLYTTYTGTSCSAAFISGLCALLYENNINLCYKDTLALLKTSSSLINSPKYMQGSGIVNLEKLLP from the coding sequence ATGTTTTCCTTCAAAAATAAGTTAGGTCCCAACTTAAGGTGCGCTTTACTTAGTAACCTATATGAAAACTATAGGGTAATAATACATTGCAAATCCCTTGAGACTAAGACCGTTAATAAAATTAAATCTTTAAAATGTGATATCCTGCGCCATATCCCCTCAATAAATTGTATTTGTGCTATTTTAACTTCCAGTGCTATATATAGATTACTAGAATATCCCCAAGTAGCATATATAACTTTTGATTCTTATGCACATTTATGTGGTAATAGTATACTCGCGTCTAATGGCGTATCCTTTCAAAATGACTATAGCCTTACTGGAAAGGGCATTGGCGTTGGAATAATTGATAGCGGTGTGTATCCCCATCCTGACTTATTAAATCCTTGTAATAAAATCAGAAAGTTTGTAGACGTTGTTAATAATTTAAACTATCCTTATGATGATAATGGTCACGGCACCTTTATGAGCGGATTAATTTGTGGTAGTGGTTATGGATCTAAGGGTATGTATAAAGGTGTCGCCAAAAATAGCCATATATACATGATTAAAGCCTTTAATAAACTAGGAAAGGGTTTTGTATCTGATATTTTGTTTTCATTAGAAACCCTATTGAGCGAAGATAATGACTTTAACCTTAAAATCATTTGCCTTCCTTTTGAAACTTTTGAAACTAATGAATTTGTCCTTTCTTTATTCTCAAAGCTTTTCGACCTTGCAATCTCAAAGGGCATAGTAGTAATCGTTCCTAGTGGTAGCAATAAAAATGTTAAAAGTTCTGTGCGGGGCATAGCTACTCTTAAAAATTGTATAACGGTAGGTGGGTATGATAGCATAGGAAGCCCAAAAATATATGAATATTCTTCCTGTGGTCCTTTCCAAAAGCTTGATAAGCCAAATTTGATAGCTGCCTGTGTTAATATTTGCTCTTTGATTTCTGATGCACAATTTATCTCTGAAAAAAATGGTGTGAAGCTTTATCCTACTCGCATCACTAATCTGTATACGACCTACACTGGAACTTCATGCTCTGCGGCTTTTATAAGTGGATTATGTGCACTGCTGTATGAGAACAATATAAATTTATGTTATAAGGATACATTGGCTTTATTAAAGACATCTTCAAGCCTAATAAATTCCCCAAAATATATGCAAGGTTCTGGAATTGTAAACTTAGAAAAATTATTACCTTAA
- a CDS encoding insulinase family protein — translation MKFTIGGIYHGFKLIEEKNIGELNSVTRLFEHIKSGARLLHLENDDDNKVFSIGFRTPPKSSNGLPHILEHSVLCGSRKFPTKEPFVELIKGSLNTFLNAMTFSDKTIYPLASKNDKDFFNLMDVYLDAVFYPNIYSQPEILMQEGWHYELENKEDKLTYKGVVYNEMKGAFSSPEGCLMRKVQESLFPDTSYGVESGGDPECIPELSQKEFIEFHKKYYHPSNSYIFLYGDGDIDKQLQFISEEYLNNFDKITVESSISLQKPFSKMEEVKMDYPISCDDDENGKTFLSMNFVSGDNISHPEMHLAFEILEYLLLESAAAPLKKALIDAEIGKDVFGGFDNSILQPVFSIVVKNSNESEKERFKEVVFTTLKDLVKEGIDKKLIEACINSTEFKLREADLGGFPKGLYYYITSMDSWLYDKDPTMHLEYESYLIKIKAALTTNYFEKLIEKYLINNTHSSMVILNGKKGLAEQKSKAVEEKLAKYKESLSEKQIEEIVKQGKALKERQMTPDAVEVLETIPLLELTDIEKQVEHLPLKEKDEQGVKVLSHNIFTNKIAYINVLFDSKKVDIKLLPYVTLLSTILGRVSTQNTSYSDLSNEVNIHTGGIHFTTEVFGESGNFEKYSPKLVVKTKALTEKLPKLFDIMADIISNTKFDEKKRLKELIQQLKSRHEMKILDRGHMVSAGRLTSYFSPASAYIEKTTGIAFYKFIDEIERDFDNKAEEIIENLNKVSKLIFNKNNLIISVTGEEDIYTAFTTELPKIISVLGEEKLPDALYNFDLNKNNEGLLTSSDVQYVAKGYNFIKKGYSYSGKMLVLKTIASLDYLWNRVRVQGGAYGGFANIARSGNIVFVSYRDPNVQETLKAYDGICDYIGSFEASEREMTKYIIGTISELDSPLTPSMKGERATAYYIRGITEEQRQKEREEVLSTNPADIKSFKALLNDVIKENYFCVLGNETKLKDNKEIFTNLVNVFK, via the coding sequence ATGAAGTTTACGATTGGCGGTATATATCACGGATTTAAGTTAATTGAAGAGAAAAATATAGGAGAGCTAAATTCTGTTACAAGGTTGTTTGAACACATTAAAAGTGGGGCTAGACTGTTGCATTTAGAAAATGATGATGATAACAAGGTGTTTTCTATAGGATTTAGAACACCACCGAAAAGTAGTAATGGGCTTCCACATATACTGGAACATTCAGTGCTTTGTGGCTCTAGAAAGTTTCCAACAAAGGAGCCTTTTGTTGAATTAATAAAGGGATCTTTAAATACATTTTTAAATGCTATGACTTTTTCTGACAAAACGATATATCCTCTAGCTAGTAAAAATGATAAAGATTTTTTTAATCTTATGGATGTGTATTTAGATGCAGTTTTCTATCCGAATATATACTCACAACCTGAAATATTAATGCAAGAGGGCTGGCATTATGAATTAGAAAACAAGGAAGATAAACTAACTTATAAAGGTGTAGTTTATAATGAAATGAAAGGTGCATTTTCATCTCCAGAAGGGTGCCTCATGCGCAAGGTTCAAGAGTCCTTATTTCCGGACACATCATATGGCGTAGAATCTGGTGGAGATCCAGAATGTATACCAGAATTATCGCAGAAAGAATTCATAGAGTTTCATAAAAAATATTATCATCCATCAAATAGTTATATATTCCTATATGGAGATGGAGATATTGATAAACAGTTACAATTTATTAGTGAAGAGTATTTAAATAATTTTGATAAAATTACAGTAGAGTCATCTATTAGCTTACAGAAACCATTTAGCAAAATGGAAGAAGTTAAGATGGATTATCCTATTTCATGTGATGACGATGAGAATGGCAAAACATTCTTAAGTATGAACTTTGTATCAGGTGATAATATTAGCCATCCAGAAATGCATTTAGCCTTTGAAATTTTAGAGTATTTATTACTAGAGAGCGCTGCAGCACCTTTGAAGAAAGCACTTATAGACGCCGAGATAGGTAAAGATGTATTTGGAGGTTTTGATAATAGCATATTACAACCGGTGTTTAGTATAGTAGTAAAAAACTCTAATGAAAGTGAAAAAGAAAGATTTAAGGAAGTTGTATTTACAACTTTAAAGGATTTAGTTAAAGAAGGAATAGATAAAAAATTAATAGAAGCTTGTATAAATAGTACTGAATTTAAATTAAGGGAAGCTGACTTAGGTGGTTTTCCAAAGGGATTATATTACTATATAACTAGTATGGACAGCTGGCTTTATGATAAAGATCCAACTATGCATTTAGAGTATGAAAGTTATTTGATCAAAATAAAAGCTGCATTAACTACTAATTATTTTGAAAAACTTATAGAAAAGTACCTAATAAATAATACCCATAGTTCTATGGTTATATTGAATGGTAAAAAGGGCCTAGCAGAACAAAAGTCCAAGGCAGTAGAAGAAAAACTAGCTAAGTATAAGGAAAGTCTTTCAGAAAAACAAATAGAGGAAATAGTTAAGCAGGGGAAAGCTCTTAAAGAAAGACAAATGACGCCAGATGCTGTGGAAGTGCTAGAAACTATTCCTTTACTTGAACTAACGGATATTGAGAAACAAGTAGAACATTTACCTTTAAAGGAAAAGGATGAGCAAGGAGTAAAAGTATTATCTCATAATATATTCACTAATAAAATTGCCTATATAAATGTATTATTTGATTCTAAAAAAGTAGATATAAAGTTACTACCTTATGTAACATTATTATCAACTATTTTAGGAAGGGTAAGTACGCAGAATACTAGTTATTCTGATTTATCTAATGAGGTTAATATTCATACAGGCGGAATTCATTTTACCACAGAGGTATTTGGCGAAAGTGGAAATTTTGAAAAATATAGCCCCAAGTTAGTAGTAAAGACTAAAGCTTTAACTGAAAAGCTTCCTAAATTATTTGATATTATGGCAGATATAATTAGCAATACTAAATTTGATGAAAAGAAACGTTTGAAGGAGCTAATTCAACAATTAAAATCAAGGCATGAAATGAAGATTCTTGATAGAGGACATATGGTATCAGCTGGAAGACTTACATCTTACTTCTCGCCAGCTTCAGCTTATATAGAAAAAACTACAGGAATAGCTTTTTATAAATTTATTGATGAGATTGAAAGAGATTTTGATAACAAAGCAGAAGAGATCATTGAAAACTTAAACAAGGTATCAAAGCTTATATTTAACAAAAATAATCTTATAATAAGTGTTACAGGAGAAGAAGACATATATACTGCATTTACTACAGAGCTACCTAAGATTATAAGCGTCTTAGGAGAAGAAAAATTGCCAGATGCATTGTATAATTTTGATCTAAATAAAAATAATGAAGGATTATTAACCTCATCAGATGTTCAGTATGTAGCTAAAGGATATAACTTCATTAAGAAGGGATATTCATATTCAGGTAAAATGCTAGTACTTAAAACTATAGCAAGTCTCGATTACCTATGGAATAGAGTGCGTGTGCAAGGTGGCGCCTATGGTGGTTTTGCAAATATAGCTAGAAGTGGGAATATAGTCTTTGTATCTTATCGTGATCCTAATGTCCAAGAGACTTTAAAAGCTTACGATGGAATATGCGATTATATAGGAAGCTTTGAAGCCTCAGAAAGAGAAATGACAAAATACATTATTGGAACAATCAGTGAGCTTGACTCACCATTAACACCTTCTATGAAAGGTGAGCGGGCGACAGCATATTATATAAGAGGTATTACTGAGGAGCAAAGACAAAAGGAGAGAGAAGAAGTATTAAGTACAAATCCTGCGGACATTAAGTCTTTTAAAGCACTATTAAATGATGTTATAAAGGAAAACTACTTTTGTGTACTGGGAAATGAAACTAAACTTAAAGATAATAAAGAAATATTTACTAATTTGGTAAATGTATTTAAATAA
- a CDS encoding phosphoglycerate dehydrogenase → MAIKALFTYNYGEEKMKGIEDFGYDIKVAKEQDLIYSEKLEDIEVLICYDPFKTLAIEKMKKLKWIQLSSIGIDQLPTEYVKNTSIIITNNKGGYSIPMGEWIVLKILELFKNSKGLYENQANKKWKTDTSIREIYGKTIGFIGTGTIAAEAAKRLQGFGVNLIGVNTDGRDVEYFNTCYAMSELDQMIKLCDVIVCTVPYTKATHHLINEDRFIAMKNGVFFINVARGSIVDEASLIKNLKNGKLAGAAIDVYEEEPLKVDNPLWNLNNVILTSHNSWISEMRNQRRFNLIYKNMKKYVQGEELVNVVDLKRGY, encoded by the coding sequence ATGGCTATTAAAGCACTCTTTACATATAATTATGGCGAAGAAAAAATGAAAGGTATAGAAGATTTTGGGTATGATATAAAGGTAGCTAAAGAGCAAGATTTAATTTATAGTGAAAAGCTTGAGGACATAGAGGTTTTAATTTGTTATGATCCATTTAAAACACTCGCCATAGAGAAAATGAAAAAGCTAAAATGGATTCAATTATCTAGCATAGGTATTGACCAATTGCCAACAGAGTATGTTAAAAACACTTCTATTATAATTACGAATAATAAAGGTGGCTATAGTATACCAATGGGGGAATGGATTGTATTAAAAATTCTAGAGCTCTTTAAGAATAGTAAGGGGCTATATGAAAATCAAGCTAATAAAAAATGGAAAACGGATACAAGTATTCGGGAGATATATGGTAAAACTATAGGATTTATAGGGACAGGCACAATAGCTGCGGAGGCAGCTAAACGACTTCAAGGGTTCGGCGTAAACTTAATAGGTGTAAATACAGATGGTAGAGATGTTGAATATTTTAATACATGCTATGCTATGAGTGAATTAGACCAAATGATTAAGTTATGTGATGTGATTGTGTGTACAGTGCCATATACCAAAGCTACCCATCATTTAATTAATGAAGATAGATTTATTGCAATGAAAAATGGAGTTTTTTTCATAAATGTAGCTAGAGGGAGTATTGTGGATGAAGCTTCTTTAATTAAAAATTTGAAAAATGGTAAACTAGCAGGAGCCGCAATAGACGTATATGAAGAAGAACCTTTAAAAGTGGATAATCCATTATGGAATCTAAATAATGTTATATTAACTTCTCATAATTCCTGGATTTCAGAGATGAGAAACCAGCGAAGATTTAACCTTATATATAAGAATATGAAAAAATATGTACAAGGGGAAGAACTAGTAAATGTAGTAGATTTAAAAAGAGGGTATTAG
- a CDS encoding MutS family DNA mismatch repair protein: MDKDKKFSNLFITSMVMAAIITYITIILGKNAKEIYLWGIIISLVLVMLGLVARSKAIFYKKLKQVRENYGVENKRERKFEDIKLLFDVLKYKNPQEIYVDDQTYLDLNMNQVFEKVDRTLSSPGEQYLYHILRNPILKEEKLINRNKTISFFQKNKETREKIQVSLLKLGRQRNNTVTSFLWNEILYKTSMKPLLYLLTLLAYGSLVSIAFIGISKAFYFLFIMFLANGFINVKIKKQVGAEIEAMGYLGKIITLAEVMGRVEDEEIKEYTLKLKEKAKGCKVIMKKATSIGIGRIEGADVIFEYFNMFFLKEARGFYRIIDEVKAHIGEIREIYLILGEIDALISVASYRDGLLEYTEPKLTKGLKEIKGENIKHPLIEAAVGNSLTIEKGVIITGSNMSGKSTFLRAVGLNAIFAQTIFTCLATSYEGGYFNIVSSMTVSDNITGGKSYYLSEAEAIFRIINVCNEEVTNLCLIDEIFRGTNPIERVNASAEILAYLSIHNSLVAVATHDLEITKMVGDLYECYYFTESVGEHGLEFDYKIRKGVSSTRNAIKVLEFMGYPEEIIHRTNERIIKSKI, translated from the coding sequence GTGGACAAGGATAAAAAATTTAGCAACTTATTTATAACAAGCATGGTTATGGCTGCAATCATAACTTACATAACAATTATTTTAGGGAAAAATGCAAAAGAGATATATTTGTGGGGAATTATTATCTCTTTAGTTTTAGTGATGCTAGGTCTAGTAGCAAGAAGCAAAGCAATATTTTATAAGAAATTAAAACAGGTTAGAGAAAACTATGGTGTGGAAAATAAGCGAGAGAGGAAATTTGAAGATATTAAATTATTATTTGATGTATTAAAGTATAAAAACCCGCAGGAAATATATGTTGATGATCAAACTTACTTAGATTTAAATATGAACCAGGTTTTTGAAAAGGTAGACAGAACATTGTCATCTCCAGGGGAACAGTACTTATACCATATTTTAAGAAATCCAATTTTAAAAGAAGAAAAACTAATTAATAGAAATAAGACTATTAGTTTTTTTCAAAAAAATAAGGAAACAAGAGAAAAAATACAAGTTAGTTTATTAAAGCTGGGAAGACAGCGTAATAATACTGTAACATCGTTTTTATGGAATGAGATCTTATATAAAACTTCAATGAAGCCATTGCTATATCTTTTAACATTACTAGCTTATGGTTCTTTAGTTTCAATAGCTTTTATTGGAATATCTAAAGCCTTTTATTTTTTATTTATAATGTTTTTAGCTAATGGGTTTATTAATGTTAAGATTAAAAAACAGGTTGGGGCAGAAATTGAAGCTATGGGATATTTAGGAAAGATAATTACGTTAGCTGAAGTTATGGGAAGAGTAGAGGATGAAGAGATAAAGGAATATACCTTAAAGCTTAAAGAAAAAGCAAAGGGTTGCAAGGTGATAATGAAAAAAGCTACCTCCATTGGAATAGGAAGAATAGAAGGTGCAGATGTTATTTTTGAATACTTTAATATGTTTTTTTTAAAAGAAGCTAGAGGCTTTTATAGAATAATAGATGAGGTTAAAGCACATATTGGAGAAATAAGAGAAATTTATTTAATTTTAGGAGAAATTGATGCATTAATATCTGTAGCGTCCTATAGGGATGGGCTTTTAGAATATACGGAGCCTAAATTAACAAAAGGACTTAAAGAGATAAAAGGTGAGAATATAAAACATCCATTAATAGAAGCTGCTGTAGGTAATTCTTTAACTATAGAAAAGGGTGTTATTATAACGGGTTCAAACATGTCAGGTAAATCTACTTTTTTAAGGGCTGTGGGCTTAAATGCAATATTTGCACAAACTATTTTTACCTGCCTTGCTACAAGCTATGAAGGTGGATATTTCAATATAGTATCTTCGATGACTGTAAGTGATAATATAACTGGTGGGAAAAGTTATTATTTAAGTGAGGCAGAGGCAATATTTAGAATAATTAATGTTTGCAATGAGGAAGTAACAAACCTATGTCTTATTGATGAAATTTTTAGGGGAACTAACCCTATTGAGAGGGTTAATGCTTCTGCTGAAATTTTAGCTTATTTGTCTATTCACAATTCTTTGGTTGCAGTAGCTACACATGATCTTGAAATAACTAAAATGGTAGGAGACTTATATGAATGCTATTATTTTACTGAGAGTGTAGGGGAGCATGGATTAGAGTTTGATTATAAAATAAGAAAAGGGGTATCTTCTACCAGAAATGCAATAAAAGTACTTGAATTTATGGGATATCCAGAAGAAATTATTCATAGAACCAATGAAAGAATTATAAAGAGTAAAATTTAA
- a CDS encoding 2'-5' RNA ligase family protein gives MIYYLVGLFDKVSYKYIESMQKAICEKYNLYKSDANLPMLHVTLEIITNPNLYDLDTALKNILKNYTKFEVELNGVICFDPPYKSVNLNIGNEGTIYQLSKDINSILNLHGFKVRDDIETWNLHISLANTTFADREWSNSEYLAACASAKDENFSRTITVDTVELWKPINNNDEMVTKKYIL, from the coding sequence ATGATTTACTACTTGGTTGGCTTATTTGATAAAGTTTCTTATAAATATATAGAATCTATGCAAAAGGCAATCTGTGAAAAGTATAACCTATACAAGTCTGATGCTAATTTACCTATGCTTCATGTAACTCTAGAAATAATAACTAATCCCAATCTTTACGATTTGGATACTGCTTTAAAAAACATTCTTAAGAATTATACTAAATTTGAAGTTGAATTGAATGGTGTGATATGTTTTGACCCTCCCTATAAGTCTGTAAATTTAAATATTGGTAATGAAGGCACTATATATCAATTATCTAAAGATATAAATTCAATTTTAAATTTACATGGCTTTAAGGTTAGAGATGATATTGAAACTTGGAATTTGCATATCTCACTAGCTAACACAACTTTTGCTGATAGAGAATGGTCTAATAGTGAATATTTAGCAGCTTGTGCTTCAGCCAAGGATGAAAATTTCTCAAGAACTATCACAGTGGATACTGTCGAACTTTGGAAACCTATAAATAACAATGATGAAATGGTGACTAAGAAATATATTCTATAA
- a CDS encoding DUF1540 domain-containing protein, producing MKHNDSIGCTVNECEYHCKDDNYCTLNKIEVVKHESVAKTPECTDCGSFKTI from the coding sequence ATGAAACATAATGACAGTATAGGTTGTACCGTAAATGAATGTGAATACCATTGTAAAGATGATAATTACTGCACTTTAAACAAAATTGAAGTTGTAAAACATGAAAGTGTTGCTAAAACACCAGAATGTACAGACTGCGGAAGTTTTAAAACAATATAA
- a CDS encoding ferritin, producing the protein MISERLFNELNKQMNFEFYSAHLYLAMSAYCAAEDFDGFSNFFKVQAEEEKFHAMKFYNYINEMNGRLTLEGMSEPQNDYETLLDVFNIAYAHEKVVTSNIYNLTDIATEEKEHATISLLKWFIDEQVEEESNFNGLIKRLARINADPTSIYMLDNELATRVFVPPVTK; encoded by the coding sequence ATGATAAGCGAAAGATTGTTCAATGAACTAAATAAGCAAATGAACTTTGAATTTTATTCTGCACACCTTTATTTAGCTATGTCAGCTTATTGCGCAGCAGAAGATTTTGATGGTTTTTCTAATTTCTTTAAAGTACAAGCTGAAGAAGAAAAATTCCATGCTATGAAATTTTATAATTATATAAATGAAATGAACGGACGCTTAACTTTAGAAGGAATGAGTGAACCTCAAAATGATTATGAAACACTTCTTGATGTTTTTAACATAGCATATGCTCATGAAAAAGTTGTAACTAGTAATATTTATAATCTTACTGACATTGCTACTGAAGAAAAAGAACATGCTACTATAAGCTTACTTAAGTGGTTTATTGATGAGCAAGTTGAGGAAGAATCTAATTTTAATGGCCTTATAAAAAGGCTTGCGAGAATCAACGCTGATCCTACAAGTATTTATATGCTGGATAACGAACTCGCAACTAGGGTTTTTGTACCACCTGTTACTAAATAA
- a CDS encoding competence/damage-inducible protein A: protein MKAEILSVGTEILLGDIVNTNAQYIAKRLADLGISVYHQCVVGDNPERLLESYRLAFSRADLVITSGGLGPTKDDLTKEVAFEYFGKRSVVHEASLKIIEDYFKDMNRPMTKSNKKQAYFPVDAVVIPNNNGTAPGCIIEKNGKIIALLPGPPWEMKPMFEEAVIPYLKKFAQGVLVSKVLRVIGVGESSAEEMIEDILNNQTNPTVAPYAKAGEMTFRITAKANTQEEGTRLIAPMEDEIRRRLGNNIYGEGNTTLENVLGEMLINKKLTISTAESCTGGMVAAKLINYPGISSAFIEGAITYSNEAKINRLGVARETLDKYGAVSSEVAAEMAQGIAKTAGTSIGLSTTGIAGPDGGSAEKPVGLVYVGLYINGEVKTKMLKLSGNRQKIRESATMELLDLVRRELL from the coding sequence ATGAAAGCAGAAATATTATCAGTAGGTACGGAAATATTACTCGGCGATATTGTTAATACAAATGCACAATATATTGCTAAGAGACTTGCAGATTTAGGTATATCAGTTTATCATCAGTGCGTAGTTGGAGATAATCCAGAAAGACTTTTAGAATCATATAGATTAGCATTTAGTAGAGCTGATTTAGTTATAACTAGTGGGGGACTTGGACCTACAAAGGATGATTTAACCAAGGAAGTAGCTTTTGAATATTTTGGCAAGCGTAGCGTTGTTCATGAAGCTTCTTTAAAAATTATTGAGGATTATTTTAAAGATATGAACAGACCAATGACGAAAAGCAATAAGAAACAAGCGTATTTTCCAGTAGATGCGGTAGTGATTCCTAATAATAATGGCACAGCGCCAGGATGTATAATAGAAAAAAATGGAAAGATAATTGCGCTTTTACCTGGTCCACCTTGGGAAATGAAACCTATGTTTGAGGAGGCTGTTATTCCTTATCTTAAAAAGTTTGCCCAAGGTGTATTAGTTTCAAAGGTGCTCAGAGTTATTGGAGTGGGAGAGAGCAGTGCGGAAGAAATGATAGAAGATATATTGAATAATCAAACTAATCCAACTGTGGCACCTTATGCTAAAGCAGGGGAAATGACATTTAGAATTACAGCGAAGGCTAATACACAGGAAGAAGGCACAAGACTGATTGCGCCTATGGAAGATGAAATACGTAGAAGACTAGGAAATAACATTTATGGCGAAGGGAATACAACCTTAGAAAATGTACTTGGAGAAATGCTTATAAATAAGAAGTTAACTATATCCACAGCAGAATCTTGCACAGGAGGAATGGTAGCTGCAAAGCTTATAAATTACCCAGGGATATCTTCTGCGTTTATAGAGGGGGCAATTACATATAGCAATGAGGCTAAAATTAATAGATTAGGAGTTGCGAGAGAAACATTAGATAAGTATGGTGCAGTAAGTAGTGAAGTAGCAGCAGAAATGGCGCAAGGTATAGCAAAAACTGCAGGCACTAGTATTGGCCTTTCAACTACGGGAATTGCGGGCCCAGATGGTGGAAGTGCAGAAAAACCAGTGGGACTTGTATATGTTGGGTTATATATTAATGGTGAAGTTAAAACTAAGATGCTTAAATTATCTGGTAACAGGCAGAAAATACGTGAGAGTGCAACTATGGAGTTACTTGATTTAGTTAGGAGAGAGCTATTGTAG
- a CDS encoding DMT family transporter, which translates to MGLIFSIVAGICMSLQGVFNTRVSEKVGLWETNVFVQGTGFIVTLIILLIVGNGNIKAIKEVNKLYLLGGFLGAIIIFSVMQGISIMGPTCSIAIILVAQLLAAGVIDRFGMFGAQQIKFALSKFIGIGIMIVGIIIFKWKF; encoded by the coding sequence TTGGGATTAATATTTTCTATAGTCGCAGGCATCTGTATGAGTCTTCAAGGTGTTTTTAATACAAGGGTAAGTGAAAAAGTTGGGCTTTGGGAAACTAACGTATTCGTTCAAGGAACTGGATTCATCGTGACCTTAATAATACTCCTTATAGTTGGCAATGGTAATATCAAAGCTATAAAAGAAGTAAATAAATTATATTTACTAGGAGGATTCTTAGGGGCTATAATTATATTTTCTGTTATGCAGGGAATATCAATAATGGGACCGACCTGCTCCATTGCAATTATATTAGTTGCTCAACTACTAGCCGCCGGTGTAATTGATAGATTTGGAATGTTCGGAGCTCAGCAAATTAAATTTGCTTTATCTAAGTTTATAGGTATTGGCATAATGATTGTAGGTATAATAATTTTTAAATGGAAATTTTAA